In Hymenobacter sublimis, a single genomic region encodes these proteins:
- a CDS encoding alpha-2-macroglobulin family protein, with protein sequence MRPFLLSLLAVLLLFSAGSSQTTPPGNGPSGNPAIWKKIEQLLAKDQTASAAKLLEPLYQQARRQQNTPEHLRALLYKLRLLEAREEEADVQAIQLVERNLKTAQFPARPVLHSLLAQLYERYYQGHRYQLYDRTRTQPDTADQSSTDLRTWDAARLGAAVIRHYRASVQDEPRRQQQLKLITLGSLSRGGSAEGRALRPTLYELLAHRAVEGLRNDEYYVTRPAQQFQLTDAALFGSAAEFTRLKLQAPVADSLNGQLHALQVLQQLLAFRLQDAANPAALADADRLRLEFVHEHSELPNKAELYRTALARAAETYKALPISAEFRVLEAGTWQETNPAKAHELAVAAATQFPKSRGGRQAAALRQQLERMELGFTAEEVLLPNQPWLLRLMVRNVPRLYATAYRISNAQVLRQLERPELQQDKTWRQRYARALAAKPAATWTLDALGPQDFRSHTVQHAGPALPLGHYLIVLSTAANNPTKEQPGAVTAYGQVQVSELSYVRRSAGRTAGPELLVLHRQNGAPQAGVRVLPFLATYNQAARRMEVRRGQPDQTTTGGQVKIPLSTSSDYTQFSPALLSYGADSLWTEDLGNFYSRNNQPQQPESRPRWHLFLYTDRAIYRPGQTVYFKGILTETIRAVTRPFTKHGVAVELKDVNSQTVKTLKFTTNDFGSFHGSFVLPTGLLNGEMSLQTQYGSQSFAVEDYKRPTFQVAFEPVKGVPVLGQEVTVRGTATAYAGQPIDGATVRYRVVRRTFWPLYGRSIYGNSRPEQEILSGTTRTDSAGGFAVTFLAKGEDLQQSKRGGWAPGYVFEVTADVTDAAGETRTGTQRVSLGTEALTLRLELPELLNRAQLPTPRLISTNAAGEAQPAKGQLRLYRLSPPTRALRPRLWERPEREALSQEEFKRRFPLDAYGKEDNDSTWARTLVLTQDFDTDKTPLLPALQTTLAAQTPGRYLLEATASLGAAGQPAARTEQRFTLFDPTTTTLPVPTANWFVPLQDSVAPGQTARFLVGSSQEGARVLLEAEAKGETLHHQWLTLRANEQRVVEIPVPAALGEAQLYVHLTQVRDNRLYTRMAPVQIATQPAPLVLSIATFRDKLQPGQKETWRVTIHQTDGKPADAELLATLYDKSLDVFRPHDFAAPRFYQPYFPPTLAWNGHFGTEDGVELFNQYVASYYPAAIRYPHLNMWGLWGNDEIPDQEESKDKVVALKTIRGNTDNPADLAGLESSEGAMAVADQEMAPMAAAVSAPRIQVRGVARSAKFRETTNSGSTPAASQPDLSGVQARKDFRETAFWMPAVRTNAQGETVLEFQLPEAVTRWQLLALAHDQQLRTGLLRQELVTQKSLQVTPNAPRFFREGDQLTFSAKLSNLTAQALNGTAQLLLLDARTQQPLGSQVLRGPAQVKFSLRGNQSQAVSWNLTLPETAEDQLPIEAITYRVVARAEVASQSEKGKTDRKLRKKLKSRELAAQNQGTVEDGEENTLPVLPNRLLITESLPLAVVGPAAREFELKKLTSTTSSTRRNYSLTLEMTPNPAWYAVQALPYLMEYPYECSEQTFSRLYANMLAAKILQSNPQLRTVLAEWQRAAQAGDKAALSSKLEQNQELKTLLLQETPWVRDAQNETERMRRLAELFDEPRLKAETARALTKLRQMQLPDGAFPWFERMPADRYITQLIVAGFGKLQKLGAFEAQQDPQARQILQNAVAYLDGELQRDYTQLRKQPKVDLKQDHLTDLQVQALYARSFWPALAVRKEAQPAQAYYQQQAATYWLGRTRYVQGLAALALHRAKTQPAAVKRILTALQENALHSPELGMYWKEVRGGYYWREAPTETQATLIESFDEVLNDQKAVDEMKLWLLSQKRVQNWASTRATADACYALLLRGSNWLQPTKPLQVAVGGKAVQPTSQQAGTGYYKVTWPATEIKPAQGRVTVQKPDAGVAWGALYWQYFEQLDKITPAATQLQLERRLYREQRTAAGPVLEPLTAATPLRVGDVLVVRLVLRADRDLEYVHLKDQRAAGLELIGQTSSYRYQGGLGYYESPRDAATNFFISYFPKGTHAFEYRLRAAQAGNFSGGLSQLQCLYAPEFTTHSAGVRLQIAAQP encoded by the coding sequence ATGCGTCCTTTCCTGTTAAGCTTGCTGGCCGTGCTGCTGCTGTTTTCCGCGGGCTCCTCCCAAACTACCCCGCCCGGCAACGGCCCCAGCGGCAACCCGGCTATCTGGAAAAAGATAGAACAACTGCTGGCCAAAGACCAGACAGCTTCGGCTGCCAAGCTGCTGGAGCCCCTGTACCAGCAAGCCCGCCGCCAGCAGAACACACCCGAGCACCTACGAGCCTTGCTCTATAAGCTGCGCCTGCTGGAAGCCCGGGAGGAGGAGGCCGATGTGCAGGCGATTCAGTTGGTAGAGCGGAACTTGAAAACGGCGCAATTTCCGGCCCGGCCGGTGCTGCACAGCCTGCTGGCCCAGCTCTATGAGCGCTACTACCAGGGGCACCGCTACCAACTCTACGACCGGACGCGCACCCAACCCGATACCGCCGACCAAAGTAGCACCGACCTGCGCACCTGGGATGCCGCCCGCTTGGGTGCAGCCGTAATTCGGCATTACCGGGCCTCGGTACAGGACGAGCCCCGCCGCCAGCAGCAGCTAAAATTAATTACCCTGGGCTCCCTCAGCCGGGGCGGCAGCGCTGAGGGTCGCGCCCTGCGCCCCACGCTGTATGAGTTGCTGGCCCACCGCGCCGTGGAAGGCCTTCGCAACGATGAATACTACGTAACCCGGCCGGCTCAGCAGTTCCAGCTGACGGATGCGGCCTTGTTTGGTTCGGCTGCGGAATTTACCCGCCTGAAACTGCAGGCTCCAGTAGCCGACTCGCTCAATGGGCAGCTCCATGCCCTGCAGGTCCTTCAGCAGCTACTGGCTTTCCGCCTGCAAGATGCCGCCAACCCCGCCGCCCTGGCCGATGCCGACCGGTTGCGCCTAGAGTTCGTGCACGAGCACTCGGAGCTGCCCAACAAAGCCGAGCTATACCGTACCGCCCTAGCCCGTGCCGCCGAAACGTACAAGGCCCTACCCATCAGTGCGGAGTTCCGGGTGCTGGAAGCCGGTACCTGGCAGGAAACCAACCCCGCTAAAGCCCACGAGCTGGCCGTAGCGGCCGCCACGCAGTTCCCAAAGTCGCGGGGAGGACGACAAGCGGCGGCCCTGCGGCAGCAGTTGGAGCGCATGGAGCTAGGTTTTACTGCCGAGGAGGTGCTGCTGCCCAATCAACCCTGGTTGCTGCGCCTGATGGTGCGCAATGTTCCGCGCCTCTACGCCACAGCCTACCGCATCAGCAACGCTCAAGTTCTGCGCCAGCTGGAGCGGCCAGAACTCCAGCAGGATAAAACCTGGCGCCAGCGCTACGCCCGGGCCTTGGCCGCCAAGCCCGCCGCTACCTGGACCCTAGATGCACTTGGCCCCCAGGACTTTCGCAGCCACACCGTGCAGCACGCCGGGCCGGCTTTGCCGCTGGGGCACTACCTCATTGTGCTCAGCACCGCTGCCAACAATCCCACCAAGGAGCAGCCCGGCGCGGTTACCGCCTACGGTCAGGTGCAAGTGAGCGAGCTAAGCTACGTGCGCCGCAGCGCCGGCCGTACCGCTGGCCCCGAGTTGCTGGTGTTGCACCGCCAGAACGGCGCGCCCCAGGCCGGCGTGCGGGTACTGCCCTTTCTCGCTACCTATAATCAGGCGGCTCGTCGTATGGAAGTGCGGCGGGGGCAACCTGATCAAACTACCACCGGGGGGCAGGTGAAAATTCCCCTTAGCACTTCGTCAGACTACACGCAGTTCAGTCCGGCACTGTTGAGCTACGGTGCTGACTCCCTCTGGACGGAGGACCTGGGCAATTTTTACTCCCGGAATAATCAACCGCAACAACCAGAAAGTCGTCCGCGCTGGCATTTGTTTCTGTACACCGACCGCGCCATTTACCGCCCGGGCCAAACGGTGTACTTCAAAGGCATTCTTACCGAAACCATTCGGGCTGTCACGCGGCCCTTCACGAAGCATGGGGTTGCCGTGGAGCTAAAGGACGTGAATAGTCAGACGGTGAAGACCCTGAAATTTACAACCAATGACTTCGGCTCCTTTCACGGCTCCTTTGTGCTGCCCACGGGTTTGCTAAACGGCGAAATGTCGTTGCAAACACAGTATGGCAGCCAAAGCTTCGCCGTGGAGGACTACAAGCGGCCTACCTTCCAGGTCGCGTTTGAGCCAGTGAAGGGCGTGCCCGTGCTGGGGCAGGAGGTAACGGTGCGCGGCACGGCCACGGCCTACGCCGGCCAGCCCATTGACGGGGCCACGGTGCGCTACCGAGTGGTGCGGCGCACGTTCTGGCCCCTGTATGGCCGCAGCATCTACGGCAATAGCCGGCCCGAGCAGGAAATTCTGAGTGGTACCACTCGCACCGATTCAGCCGGAGGCTTCGCGGTAACGTTCCTTGCCAAAGGGGAGGACTTGCAACAAAGCAAACGCGGTGGCTGGGCCCCTGGCTATGTGTTCGAGGTAACGGCCGACGTGACGGACGCCGCCGGCGAAACCCGCACCGGCACTCAGCGCGTGAGCCTGGGCACCGAGGCCCTGACGCTACGCCTGGAGCTACCCGAGTTGCTTAACCGCGCCCAGTTACCCACGCCCCGCCTCATCAGCACCAATGCCGCCGGCGAGGCCCAGCCCGCCAAAGGTCAGCTGCGCCTTTACCGCCTCTCGCCACCCACCCGCGCCCTGCGCCCCCGCCTCTGGGAGCGGCCCGAGCGCGAGGCCCTGAGCCAAGAAGAGTTCAAGCGCCGCTTCCCGCTGGATGCCTATGGCAAGGAAGACAACGACAGCACCTGGGCCCGTACCCTGGTGCTTACGCAAGACTTCGACACCGACAAAACCCCGCTGCTGCCCGCCCTGCAAACCACCCTGGCCGCCCAAACGCCGGGCCGCTACCTGCTGGAAGCCACGGCTAGCCTAGGAGCGGCCGGTCAGCCTGCGGCCCGCACGGAGCAGCGGTTCACCCTCTTCGACCCCACCACTACTACCTTGCCCGTACCCACAGCCAACTGGTTTGTGCCCCTGCAAGACAGCGTAGCGCCCGGCCAAACGGCCCGCTTTCTGGTGGGTAGCTCTCAGGAGGGCGCCCGGGTGCTGCTGGAAGCCGAAGCCAAGGGCGAAACCCTGCACCACCAGTGGCTGACGCTACGCGCCAATGAGCAGCGCGTGGTGGAGATACCTGTGCCCGCCGCTCTCGGTGAAGCCCAGCTCTACGTGCACCTCACCCAAGTGCGCGACAACCGCCTCTACACCCGCATGGCCCCAGTGCAGATAGCCACGCAGCCCGCCCCACTGGTGCTCAGCATTGCTACCTTCCGTGATAAGCTACAGCCCGGCCAGAAGGAAACCTGGCGCGTCACTATTCACCAGACCGATGGTAAACCCGCCGACGCCGAGCTGCTGGCCACGCTCTATGATAAGTCGCTGGACGTATTCCGGCCCCACGATTTCGCCGCCCCGAGATTCTACCAGCCGTATTTCCCGCCCACTCTGGCCTGGAACGGCCACTTCGGGACGGAGGATGGGGTGGAGCTGTTCAACCAATACGTTGCCTCATATTACCCGGCTGCCATTCGCTACCCGCATCTGAATATGTGGGGATTATGGGGCAACGATGAAATTCCGGACCAAGAGGAATCAAAAGATAAAGTAGTAGCCTTGAAAACCATAAGAGGCAACACTGATAATCCTGCTGACTTAGCCGGTTTAGAATCTAGTGAAGGCGCTATGGCCGTTGCTGATCAGGAAATGGCTCCAATGGCCGCCGCTGTATCTGCTCCTAGAATCCAAGTGCGCGGGGTAGCACGGTCGGCTAAGTTCCGAGAAACTACTAATAGTGGCTCCACGCCTGCTGCCTCTCAACCCGACCTCAGTGGCGTGCAGGCCCGCAAGGATTTTCGCGAAACAGCCTTCTGGATGCCCGCCGTGCGTACCAATGCCCAGGGCGAAACTGTGCTGGAATTTCAACTGCCCGAAGCCGTGACGCGCTGGCAGCTGCTGGCCCTAGCCCACGACCAGCAGCTACGCACCGGCCTGCTGCGCCAGGAGCTAGTAACGCAGAAGAGCCTGCAGGTAACACCCAACGCCCCTCGCTTTTTCCGGGAAGGCGACCAGCTGACTTTCTCGGCCAAACTCAGCAACCTTACCGCCCAGGCCCTCAATGGTACAGCCCAACTTCTTCTGCTCGATGCCCGCACCCAGCAGCCCCTCGGAAGCCAAGTGCTACGCGGCCCCGCACAGGTGAAATTCAGCCTCCGCGGCAACCAGAGCCAAGCCGTCAGCTGGAACCTTACCCTGCCCGAAACTGCCGAAGACCAGCTCCCCATTGAGGCCATAACCTACCGCGTAGTGGCGCGGGCGGAAGTGGCTAGTCAGTCTGAAAAAGGCAAGACCGACCGTAAGCTTCGTAAGAAGTTAAAGAGTAGAGAATTAGCGGCTCAAAACCAAGGCACGGTAGAAGACGGGGAAGAAAATACGCTGCCAGTGCTGCCTAACCGCCTGCTCATTACCGAAAGTCTGCCGCTGGCGGTGGTGGGCCCGGCTGCTCGGGAGTTTGAGTTGAAGAAGCTCACCAGCACTACCTCCAGCACCCGCCGCAACTACTCGCTCACGCTGGAAATGACGCCTAACCCGGCCTGGTACGCCGTGCAAGCATTGCCCTACCTTATGGAGTACCCCTACGAGTGCTCCGAGCAGACCTTCTCCCGCCTCTACGCCAACATGCTGGCCGCCAAAATTCTGCAGAGCAACCCGCAGCTGCGCACCGTGCTGGCTGAGTGGCAGCGGGCCGCCCAGGCCGGCGACAAAGCTGCCCTGAGCAGCAAGCTGGAGCAAAACCAGGAGCTGAAAACCTTGCTACTGCAGGAAACGCCCTGGGTGCGCGACGCCCAGAACGAAACCGAGCGGATGCGCCGCCTTGCCGAGCTATTCGATGAGCCCCGCCTGAAAGCCGAAACTGCTCGTGCCCTCACCAAGCTCCGCCAGATGCAGCTGCCCGACGGGGCCTTCCCTTGGTTTGAACGCATGCCCGCCGACCGTTACATCACCCAGCTCATTGTGGCCGGTTTCGGCAAGTTGCAGAAACTAGGCGCTTTCGAGGCCCAACAAGACCCACAGGCCCGGCAAATTCTGCAGAACGCCGTAGCCTACCTGGATGGGGAGCTGCAGCGCGACTACACCCAGCTCCGCAAGCAGCCGAAAGTAGACCTCAAGCAAGACCACCTCACCGACTTGCAAGTGCAGGCCTTGTACGCCCGCAGCTTCTGGCCGGCGCTGGCCGTGCGTAAAGAGGCCCAGCCGGCGCAGGCATACTATCAGCAGCAAGCCGCTACCTATTGGCTCGGTCGTACGCGCTACGTGCAGGGGTTGGCGGCCCTGGCGTTGCACCGCGCCAAAACCCAGCCCGCTGCCGTTAAGCGCATCCTTACGGCCCTGCAGGAAAATGCCCTGCACTCGCCTGAATTGGGCATGTATTGGAAAGAGGTGCGCGGCGGCTACTACTGGCGCGAAGCCCCTACCGAAACTCAAGCTACCCTCATTGAGTCTTTTGATGAAGTGCTGAACGACCAGAAAGCCGTGGATGAAATGAAGCTGTGGCTACTTAGCCAAAAGCGCGTGCAGAACTGGGCAAGCACCCGTGCCACCGCCGATGCCTGCTACGCCCTGCTACTGCGCGGTTCCAATTGGCTGCAACCCACTAAGCCCCTGCAGGTAGCGGTAGGAGGGAAGGCCGTGCAGCCTACCAGTCAGCAGGCTGGCACCGGCTACTACAAAGTAACCTGGCCCGCCACCGAAATTAAGCCTGCCCAAGGCCGCGTAACGGTGCAGAAGCCCGATGCCGGCGTGGCCTGGGGCGCCTTGTACTGGCAGTACTTTGAGCAGCTAGATAAGATTACGCCCGCCGCCACGCAGCTGCAACTGGAGCGCCGCCTCTATCGGGAGCAGCGCACCGCCGCCGGCCCCGTACTGGAGCCCCTCACCGCGGCCACGCCCCTGCGCGTCGGCGACGTGCTGGTGGTACGCCTGGTACTACGCGCCGACCGAGACCTGGAGTACGTGCACCTCAAAGACCAGCGCGCCGCCGGCCTGGAGCTAATCGGCCAGACTTCTAGCTACCGTTACCAGGGCGGCCTGGGCTATTATGAAAGCCCCCGCGACGCGGCCACCAACTTCTTTATCAGCTACTTTCCTAAGGGCACCCACGCCTTTGAGTACCGCCTGCGGGCGGCCCAGGCCGGCAATTTCTCAGGCGGCCTCTCGCAGCTGCAGTGTCTCTACGCCCCGGAGTTTACGACCCACTCGGCGGGCGTGAGGCTACAGATTGCCGCCCAGCCCTAA
- a CDS encoding DinB family protein, translating into MSATARRTTDFLDSLAAELQRVRDITNRRFRPLTDDQLNRGPGPGKWSVGQCLEHLNIVGGLYLPVMSRKIKAAKERGSKPAELVVHGFFGQKMTEAMRVPATEKTMKTPQQYAPSGSRLPRTVLEVFSRQLDELDSLIEQTRDINANAVRIPNPIIPLLLPRLTDALELLVEHMKRHILQAERVLDGQRINA; encoded by the coding sequence ATGAGCGCCACCGCCCGTCGCACAACTGATTTTCTGGATTCCCTGGCTGCTGAACTGCAGCGGGTACGGGACATCACCAACCGCCGCTTCCGTCCGCTTACTGATGACCAGCTGAACCGGGGGCCGGGGCCGGGCAAATGGAGCGTGGGCCAGTGCCTGGAGCACCTCAACATCGTAGGCGGACTGTACTTGCCGGTAATGAGCCGCAAAATTAAGGCTGCCAAGGAGCGTGGCTCCAAACCGGCGGAGCTGGTAGTACACGGGTTTTTCGGGCAGAAAATGACCGAGGCCATGCGGGTGCCGGCCACCGAAAAAACCATGAAAACGCCCCAGCAGTACGCCCCCAGCGGCTCGCGCCTACCCCGCACGGTGCTGGAGGTGTTCAGCCGCCAACTTGATGAGCTGGACAGCCTGATTGAGCAAACCCGGGACATCAACGCCAACGCCGTGCGTATCCCTAACCCTATTATTCCGCTGCTGCTCCCGCGCCTGACCGACGCCTTGGAACTGCTGGTAGAACACATGAAGCGCCACATCCTGCAGGCCGAGCGGGTGCTGGATGGCCAGCGTATCAACGCCTGA
- a CDS encoding ComEA family DNA-binding protein, whose amino-acid sequence MPASRPASSRPAPTSGRRRGSWPVLRAVRRYFGFSRRETSGFVVLLGLIVLWLVLPRLLRPALPAYDPAPDQQQLNNWATELAARRTTRPAFASRYPRRGAVPQVALTPFDPNQLTATDWEARGLPSYVARRMVHYREVIGGFRAKEQIQRTYGLEPDLYARLAPYMQLPDQLPPREARSYPSRGPYPDRKPFEQTAGSRFPRKPTRLAAFDLNAADTTQLMQIRGIGRGYARRIIEYRQRLGGFQNKEQTAEIYALRDAPDLVDSLRKYTFVAPGFAPAMLDVNNASFEMLQAHPYVGKRLARVLVAFRQQHGPFRQPTDLRQIRILDQATFDKLAPYLELK is encoded by the coding sequence ATGCCCGCTTCGCGCCCCGCTTCTTCCCGGCCTGCTCCTACTTCTGGTCGAAGGCGCGGCTCTTGGCCGGTGCTGCGTGCCGTGCGGCGCTACTTCGGCTTTTCCCGGCGCGAAACCTCTGGCTTTGTGGTGCTGCTAGGCCTGATCGTGCTGTGGCTGGTGCTTCCTCGCCTATTGCGCCCGGCCTTGCCGGCTTATGACCCTGCCCCCGACCAGCAGCAGCTCAACAATTGGGCCACGGAACTGGCGGCCCGGCGCACTACCCGGCCGGCCTTTGCTAGCCGCTACCCGCGGCGCGGGGCGGTGCCCCAGGTTGCGCTAACCCCCTTCGACCCCAACCAGCTTACGGCCACCGACTGGGAAGCCCGGGGCCTGCCGAGCTACGTAGCCCGCCGCATGGTCCACTACCGGGAGGTTATTGGCGGCTTTCGGGCTAAGGAGCAGATTCAACGGACCTACGGCCTGGAACCCGACTTGTACGCCCGCCTAGCCCCCTACATGCAGCTGCCGGATCAGTTACCTCCGCGCGAGGCTCGCTCCTACCCCAGCCGTGGCCCGTACCCAGACCGTAAGCCGTTTGAGCAAACCGCGGGAAGCCGGTTTCCGCGCAAGCCCACCCGCTTGGCAGCCTTTGACCTCAACGCCGCCGATACCACCCAGCTCATGCAAATTCGGGGCATTGGCCGGGGCTACGCGCGGCGCATCATAGAGTACCGGCAGCGGCTCGGGGGCTTCCAGAACAAGGAGCAAACCGCCGAGATTTATGCCCTGCGCGACGCGCCCGACCTGGTGGACAGCCTGCGCAAGTACACCTTCGTGGCCCCGGGCTTCGCGCCAGCTATGTTGGATGTTAATAATGCCTCGTTCGAGATGTTGCAGGCCCACCCTTACGTTGGCAAGCGCCTGGCCCGCGTGCTCGTTGCTTTTCGGCAGCAGCACGGCCCGTTTCGGCAGCCCACTGATTTGCGTCAGATTCGGATTCTGGATCAGGCCACTTTTGACAAACTAGCGCCTTATCTGGAGCTGAAATAA
- a CDS encoding cold-shock protein produces the protein MKTGKVKFFNESKGYGFIVQDENGQEIFVHQTGLVHEIRENDRVSFDIIDGKKGQNAVKVERI, from the coding sequence ATGAAAACCGGTAAAGTGAAGTTTTTCAATGAGTCGAAAGGCTATGGATTCATTGTTCAAGATGAAAATGGCCAGGAGATTTTCGTGCACCAGACGGGCCTCGTTCACGAAATCCGCGAAAACGACCGGGTATCATTCGATATCATCGATGGCAAAAAGGGCCAGAACGCTGTGAAGGTGGAGCGCATCTAA
- a CDS encoding gliding motility lipoprotein GldH: protein MRFLSRVLPALAAGLLLLSACDQNQVFEKNIDLKSPAGDPYVWAVQDKPTFEFDITDTTQRYDVYFNIRNAADYEYYNLYVKQTLTAPDGKPVSRRLHQMLLLDPQTGEPRGSGTGDIYDHQILALPNQQFRQVGRYKLMLEQYMRQDQLRGIMAVGVRVARRPAGSE from the coding sequence ATGCGTTTCCTCTCTCGTGTACTACCGGCCCTGGCGGCGGGACTCCTGCTACTGTCGGCCTGTGACCAAAACCAGGTATTCGAGAAGAATATCGACCTGAAGTCGCCAGCCGGTGACCCCTACGTGTGGGCCGTGCAAGACAAGCCGACCTTTGAGTTCGATATCACCGACACTACCCAACGTTACGATGTGTACTTCAACATCCGCAACGCCGCGGACTACGAGTACTACAACCTGTACGTGAAGCAAACTCTCACGGCCCCGGATGGCAAGCCCGTGTCGCGGCGGCTGCACCAGATGCTACTGCTGGACCCGCAAACCGGCGAGCCGCGCGGCAGCGGTACCGGCGACATTTACGACCACCAGATTCTGGCCTTGCCTAACCAGCAGTTCCGCCAGGTAGGGCGCTATAAGCTCATGCTGGAGCAGTACATGCGCCAGGACCAGCTCCGCGGCATTATGGCTGTGGGCGTGCGCGTGGCCCGGCGGCCAGCCGGCAGCGAGTAA
- a CDS encoding PSP1 domain-containing protein produces MPSDFKEFDLVEVRFKGGRKDFYRNKSRLPLVTGDAVVVESAGSGWHLGHVSLKGELVRLQMKKKKVPQDSKDIRTILRVATEQDEERWQAVRDLETGTMFKARAVVDELRLKMKLSDVEYQADRTRATFFYSADDRVDFRDLIKRLADEFRVRVEMRQISLRHEAGRLGGIGSCGRELCCSTWLTDFKSVSTTAARYQNLSLNPAKLSGQCGRLKCCLNYELDTYLDALKDIPQVQRPLLTEKGEYTLQKTDIFKKKMWFAVRGDNNWVVVPTERVREVLDLNKRGEKPESLLMPVREEEKAPEVTAIVEGSLERLDDKIKASKRSKRGKKKKGSEDVAPVTASAPRAGRSSAPRPSATPEPREATALPATAAPEGEAAPAGEERSRPRGAAARPLNRRGRGRGEGKRTDAGRTGEGTSTPAGAADTTRPPREARPPRAASAGEAPDGAAGRGDTGEGRRNRSGRRGSGGRPGRGGTGPEAGPTSSPAAS; encoded by the coding sequence ATGCCCAGCGACTTTAAAGAATTTGACCTTGTAGAAGTCCGCTTTAAGGGCGGACGTAAAGACTTTTACCGCAATAAGAGCCGCCTGCCACTCGTCACGGGTGATGCTGTGGTCGTTGAATCGGCCGGCAGCGGTTGGCATCTGGGGCACGTTTCGCTGAAGGGCGAGCTGGTGCGCCTGCAGATGAAGAAAAAGAAAGTGCCTCAGGACTCGAAAGACATCCGCACAATTTTGCGGGTAGCTACTGAGCAGGACGAGGAACGTTGGCAGGCCGTGCGCGACCTGGAAACCGGCACCATGTTCAAGGCCCGCGCCGTGGTAGATGAGCTGCGCCTGAAAATGAAGCTCTCCGACGTGGAGTACCAGGCCGACCGTACCCGGGCAACCTTTTTCTACTCCGCCGACGACCGGGTTGACTTCCGGGACCTGATCAAGCGCCTCGCCGACGAGTTCCGGGTGCGGGTAGAAATGCGCCAGATTTCCTTGCGCCACGAAGCCGGCCGCCTCGGCGGTATTGGTTCGTGCGGGCGAGAGTTGTGCTGCTCTACCTGGCTCACCGACTTCAAGAGCGTCAGTACAACCGCCGCTCGCTACCAGAACCTGAGCCTAAACCCCGCCAAGCTCTCGGGCCAGTGTGGGCGCCTTAAGTGCTGCCTGAACTACGAGCTGGATACCTACCTCGATGCCCTAAAGGATATTCCGCAGGTGCAGCGCCCCTTGCTCACGGAGAAAGGGGAGTACACCCTCCAGAAAACCGACATCTTCAAGAAGAAAATGTGGTTTGCCGTGCGCGGCGACAACAACTGGGTGGTAGTACCCACGGAGCGCGTGCGCGAAGTGCTGGACCTAAACAAGCGCGGCGAGAAGCCCGAAAGCCTACTGATGCCCGTGCGCGAGGAGGAAAAAGCCCCTGAGGTTACGGCCATTGTGGAAGGTTCCCTGGAACGCCTCGACGATAAAATAAAAGCCTCCAAACGCAGCAAGCGCGGCAAGAAGAAAAAGGGTTCCGAGGACGTAGCGCCGGTAACGGCCAGCGCCCCCCGGGCCGGCCGCTCAAGCGCGCCCCGCCCGAGTGCTACCCCCGAGCCCCGCGAAGCAACTGCCCTTCCGGCCACGGCTGCGCCCGAAGGAGAAGCCGCCCCAGCCGGGGAGGAGCGCAGCCGCCCCCGCGGTGCCGCTGCCCGTCCCCTAAACCGGCGGGGCCGGGGCCGGGGTGAGGGCAAGCGCACCGACGCGGGCCGAACCGGGGAAGGAACTTCTACCCCCGCAGGCGCCGCTGATACTACCCGCCCCCCGCGTGAAGCACGTCCGCCCCGGGCCGCCTCCGCCGGCGAAGCGCCGGATGGCGCGGCTGGGAGAGGTGACACGGGGGAGGGCCGCCGCAACCGTTCGGGCCGGCGGGGTAGTGGTGGCCGCCCGGGCCGTGGTGGTACCGGCCCTGAGGCCGGGCCTACTTCTTCTCCTGCTGCCTCCTGA
- a CDS encoding M57 family metalloprotease, with product MKTLKVLAPLALLAATSLSLSSCQEKANVEVKNEVSETTVNQIKTLGFSTAGAQKVAGGVIVEGDIMLTDEMLSSTPDYKMMRVGQDEQYRTTNLVGGLPRTITIRVSTSLPSAYITATDELIRRYNAQNLSLRFSRVTSGGNIVMNAAPSGSSYLASAGFPSGGNPYGSVSVNVGAIGTANASTYIATILAHEVGHCIGFRHTDYMGRQYSCGGSAVNEGASTVGAIHIPGTPTSPDPNSWMLACIGSGANRPFNANDVTALNYVY from the coding sequence ATGAAGACACTAAAAGTACTCGCCCCCCTCGCCCTGTTGGCTGCTACCAGCTTGTCGCTTTCCTCTTGTCAGGAAAAAGCCAATGTTGAAGTAAAAAATGAGGTATCGGAGACGACTGTTAACCAGATCAAAACGCTTGGTTTCTCTACGGCTGGTGCTCAGAAAGTAGCCGGTGGTGTAATCGTGGAAGGCGACATCATGCTGACCGACGAAATGCTGTCCAGCACGCCTGACTACAAGATGATGCGCGTAGGCCAGGATGAGCAGTACCGCACCACCAACCTGGTAGGTGGTCTGCCCCGCACCATTACTATCCGCGTTTCGACCAGCCTGCCTTCGGCCTACATCACGGCCACCGACGAGCTGATCCGTCGTTACAATGCTCAAAACCTGAGCCTCCGTTTCTCCCGCGTTACCTCGGGTGGCAACATCGTTATGAACGCGGCTCCTTCGGGTTCTAGCTACCTGGCTTCGGCTGGCTTCCCTTCGGGCGGCAACCCTTACGGCTCGGTTTCGGTTAACGTTGGTGCTATTGGCACGGCCAATGCCTCCACGTACATTGCCACCATTCTGGCTCACGAAGTAGGTCACTGCATCGGTTTCCGTCACACGGACTACATGGGCCGTCAGTACAGCTGCGGTGGTTCGGCCGTGAACGAAGGTGCTAGCACCGTTGGCGCCATCCACATCCCCGGCACGCCCACCAGCCCAGATCCTAACTCCTGGATGCTGGCTTGCATTGGCAGCGGCGCTAACCGCCCCTTCAATGCCAACGACGTAACTGCTCTGAACTACGTTTACTAG